The Drosophila teissieri strain GT53w chromosome X, Prin_Dtei_1.1, whole genome shotgun sequence genome has a segment encoding these proteins:
- the LOC122625237 gene encoding uncharacterized protein LOC122625237, whose translation MELAGIWIEISWWLLLHFSGILVNAAHETCIECEQLKDKLPERCRYLVEEVQVFERKCGGTYPLMAFTKYRDTFVKTGEPFALYMPSSLDFVMVLMKDSPLQNCARIQVGNTNTFFCLDDSSNETIKLEVAHMYCFPFHIQLPDDLMHECLIENKMTNGYLNDVLRTRRGIIHYTFGDSRGHRLICGYFWPNLLLLLLLILSSCYR comes from the coding sequence ATGGAGCTGGCCGGGATTTGGATTGAGATCAGctggtggctgctgctccattTCAGCGGTATCCTGGTCAACGCTGCCCACGAGACATGCATCGAGTGTGAGCAGTTGAAGGACAAACTGCCGGAGAGATGCAGGTACTTGGTGGAGGAGGTGCAGGTGTTTGAGCGAAAGTGCGGCGGCACCTATCCGCTGATGGCCTTCACCAAATATCGGGATACCTTCGTCAAGACCGGCGAGCCATTTGCCCTGTACATGCCCAGCTCGTTGGACTTCGTCATGGTGCTGATGAAGGATTCGCCATTGCAGAACTGTGCGCGCATTCAAGTGGGCAATACGAACACGTTCTTCTGCCTGGACGATAGCAGCAATGAGACGATCAAACTGGAGGTGGCCCACATGTACTGCTTCCCATTTCACATCCAGCTGCCGGATGATCTGATGCACGAGTGCCTCATTGAGAACAAGATGACCAATGGCTATCTGAACGATGTCCTCCGCACTCGGCGCGGCATCATCCACTATACCTTTGGCGATAGTCGGGGCCATCGGCTCATTTGTGGATATTTCTGGCCGaatctcctgctcctcctcctgctcatCCTATCCTCCTGCTATCGATGA